One genomic region from Arthrobacter sp. YN encodes:
- a CDS encoding SDR family NAD(P)-dependent oxidoreductase, translating to MVNRLENTVALVTGAAQGQGAAHVERLAREGARVIGTDVLDEQGEMLAEQLTAEGLKVVYRHADVSSKDDWDAVIASMDPSWGPVNVLVNNAGIGSPAAVSDIGIEEWDRVVRINQTGILLGMQAVIPGMIAHGSGSIINIASSWAHRGGTETGAVAYVTTKAAVLGITRNAAMNLGTRGIRVNSISPGYVRTAQIEAAEKTDPERVANDVAKIPMRRMAKPAEIAKAVSFLASDDSSYITGIDLLVDGGINLT from the coding sequence ATGGTTAATCGATTGGAAAACACGGTTGCGCTAGTCACCGGTGCCGCGCAGGGTCAGGGTGCCGCCCATGTCGAGCGTCTTGCTCGTGAAGGTGCCCGGGTTATTGGAACGGATGTCCTTGATGAGCAGGGGGAGATGCTTGCCGAGCAGCTCACCGCTGAGGGGCTGAAGGTTGTCTACCGGCACGCCGACGTTTCATCCAAGGATGACTGGGACGCCGTCATTGCCAGCATGGATCCGAGCTGGGGTCCGGTCAACGTTCTGGTCAACAATGCCGGCATCGGGTCGCCCGCTGCCGTGTCCGACATTGGCATCGAGGAGTGGGACCGGGTCGTCCGGATCAACCAGACAGGCATTCTGCTGGGGATGCAGGCGGTCATTCCCGGGATGATTGCCCACGGTTCGGGCTCGATCATCAACATCGCCTCGTCCTGGGCGCACCGCGGCGGTACCGAAACCGGTGCCGTCGCCTACGTCACGACCAAGGCCGCCGTGCTGGGGATCACCAGGAACGCGGCCATGAACCTGGGCACGCGCGGGATCCGCGTGAACTCGATCTCGCCCGGCTATGTCCGCACCGCGCAGATCGAAGCAGCCGAAAAGACAGACCCCGAACGCGTGGCCAACGACGTGGCCAAGATTCCCATGCGCCGCATGGCCAAACCCGCCGAGATCGCCAAAGCCGTTAGCTTCCTGGCTTCGGATGATTCCTCGTACATCACCGGCATCGACCTCCTCGTCGACGGCGGCATCAACCTCACCTAA